A region of Emys orbicularis isolate rEmyOrb1 chromosome 20, rEmyOrb1.hap1, whole genome shotgun sequence DNA encodes the following proteins:
- the PEX19 gene encoding peroxisomal biogenesis factor 19: MAAAGAGQAGPDRELDELLDSALGDFEKTKPVPPPPPAAGVGDACSSEKSPGDAAQHSLFASQEKFFQDLFDSELASQATAEFEKAMKELAEEEPHLVEQFQKLSEAAGRVGSDTTSQQEFTSCLKETLSGLAKNANDLQNSNMSEEELAKAMDGLGLEEGDGEGNILPIMQSIMQNLLSKDVLYPSLKEITEKYPEWLRSHRDTLPEEQLEKYQEQHSIMGKICQQFEAEQATDSDAEQKARFEMVLDLMQQLQDLGHPPKELAGESPPGLNFDLDGLNLSDTASAGGDQCRIM, translated from the exons ATGGCGGCGGCGGGCGCCGGGCAGGCGGGCCCGGACCGGGAGCTGGACGAGCTGCTGGACA GTGCACTCGGTGATTTTGAGAAGACCAAACCGGTCCCACCGCcgccccctgctgctggagtggggGATGCCTGCAGTTCTGAGAAGTCGCCAGGCGATGCAGCCCAA CACTCCCTCTTTGCCTCCCAGGAGAAGTTCTTCCAGGACCTGTTTGACAGCGAGCTGGCGTCGCAGGCCACGGCGGAGTTTGAGAAGGCCATGAAGGAGCTGGCTGAAGAAGAACCCCACCTGGTGGAGCAGTTCCAGAAGCTGTCAGAGGCAGCCGGCAGAGTTG GAAGTGACACGACATCCCAACAAGAGTTCACCTCCTGTCTGAAAGAGACGCTCAGCGGCTTGGCTAAGAATGCCAACGACTTACAG AACTCCAACATGTCGGAGGAAGAGCTGGCAAAAGCCATGGATGGCCTGGGCCTGGAAGAGGGCGACGGTGAGGGGAATATCTTACCCATCATGCAAAGCATCATGCAGAATCTCCTGTCCAAGGACGTGCTCTATCCCTCCCTCAAAGAGATCACGGAAAAA TACCCTGAGTGGCTGCGCAGCCACCGCGACACCCTGCCTGAAGAGCAGTTGGAAAAGTACCAGGAGCAGCACAGCATCATGGGTAAAATCTGCCAGCAGTTCGAGGCTGAGCAGGCTACGGACAGTGACGCCGAGCAGAAAGCTCGCTTTGAAATGGTGTTGGATCTCATGCAGCAG ctccAGGACCTGGGGCACCCTCCCAAGGAGCTGGCCGGAGAGTCG CCACCTGGGCTGAACTTTGACCTCGATGGACTCAACCTGTCAGACACAGCCAGCGCCGGTGGCGACCAGTGTCGGATCATGTGA